The nucleotide sequence AAATTGTCGATGGCGCCGGAGACGCTGTCGGCCCGGGCACTGACAAGCTTGATCGCGGGATAACGCGCCAACTGCCGCCGCGCCTCCGCCAGGATGTCCAGCGGCGGCTTGTGATCGTGGCCGAGCAGTCCATGCGAGTGGCCGGCGAAGCGGTTGCGTGGCAGACCGGTATCGAGAACGGTGACCTTGCGGCGGGCGCGGCCGAGCTGCAAGGCGCCGGCGAGACCGGCAAAGCTGCCGCCGATGATGATGACGTCATCCATGGTGATGGGCTCCGTGTTGTGGATGGAGGGAGACGAGTGGGCTTGGCGGTGGCCTGAGCGCGGGCGAGGCCGATGGCGGAAAGCGCAGCCAACTTCAGCAGGGCTCGTCGTTGCATCGAAGGAGTCACCCTAACCCCCTGGCTTGCACATTTCAGATACTTCATGGTATCGTAATTCAAGAATTAGGATACTGTCAAGTACTGGAATTGCCGTGACCGAAAACAGCCAGGGCCGGCGCGGCCGGCCCGCCAACGAGGCGCTTGGCCAAACCATCATCGACGCCGCGCGCGAGCTCTTTGTGGAGTTGGGTTTTCAAGCGACGACATTGGACAAGGTCGCCCAGCGAGCGAAGATATCCAAGCTCAGCATCTACAGGCACTTCGAGAACAAGGAGGCGCTGTTCGGCGCGGCCATGGCGGCCGGCTGCCATCAGTTGTTTGCACCACAGGCCCTTCTTGAAGGCGTCGACGGTTCGGTCGAAGATCAGCTCGTGGCGGTGGGATCATCACTGCTTCGCACGCTGTTGAGATCAGACGTCCGCAGCCTCGAAGCCATGGTCATGGCCGACAAGACGAGTCAAAACGCGTTAAGCAAGCTCCATTTCGAAGCCGGCCCCGCCCATGTCATCGCCGAAATCGAGGCCCTGTTGCGTCGGTTGCACGCGAAGGCGGTTCTGAACGTGCCCGATCCTCTCCGGTCCGCCCGCTTGTTCGCCGCGCTTTTCAAAGGATCCGATCTCCTGATGATCGCACGCTTCGATCAGGCGAAAGCAGAGGACGACAACGAAATCGAATCCTATTGCCGGTCGGCCGTCGCCATGTTCATCGCCGCGCACCGTGACAACGACCAAGTGGGCGGAGATTTGCCTGCCTCAAGGTCAAAAAACAAAATTTGAATCGTGCGTGACCTAGTCGGCCAGCAGGTCAAGGCAGGCAGCCGATCATGAAAATTGACGAGTCGGCCGCACGGTCCGACTAACGTCCGCTTTGAATCATTTTCGACGGACTCAACGAGGGCTGTCGGTTAGCTGAAGCTTTGCCCAGAGAGCGCCGAGCCAGGCCAGAAGCGTTGCGCTTGGACCGCCCCCCATGATTCAAACTCCCAAACTGGGGGGACGAATCATGCGCTACGAACTCGCCGACTGGCTTGCCATCAAGCCGATGCTGCCAAACAAGCCTCGTGGCGTTCCTCGGGTAAACGACCGACGTGTTTTAAACGGCATCTTCTGGGTCCTGCGATCCGGGGCACCTTGGCGCGATCTGCCGGATCATTTTGGCCCTTACACGACCTGCTATAACCGTTTCGTCCGTTGGCGGCGGGCTGGTGTCTGGGGCCGCATCATAGACGCACTTGCCACTGCTCATGATGCCGCTGTCCAGATGATCGACACATCTATTGTCCGCGTCCACCAGCATGGAGCCTGCGTTACGAGAAACCAGCGCCGATCGATGGGAAGGTCACGCGGCGGCTTGACGAGCAAAATTCATGCGGTGGTCGATAGCAATGGTCTGCCGGTACGGCTGGCGCTGAGCCCCGGTGAGGCGCACGACGTTCGACTAGCCGGAAAACTGCTGTCTCGTCTGAAATCCGGGGCAATGTTACTCGCCGACCGTGGCTATGACGCCGACTGGATCAGAGAACTTGCGATGAAGAAGGGCGCGTGGGCCAACATCCCGCCAAAGAGCAATCGCAGCGATCCGATCTGCTTCAGCCCGTATCTCTATCGCGCTCGCAACCAGGTCGAGCGGTTCTTCAACAGGATCAAACAGTGCCGTCGCGTGGCAACTCGCTATGACAAGCTGGCAGCGAACTATCTTGCTTTCGTTCAGCTCGCCTCGATCAGGCTATGGCTTCGCGTTAATGAGTCCACGTCCTAGACTGCGCTAGCCGCTGCACACGGGCTTGAGCGCCGGTGCAAACCGTTCGGAAAATGTCGCAGCCTTCGCCCCGGCGGCCGAAGTGACCGCGCGTGGCGTTGCTCACTGCCGCCAAGTAGCCCTCGTAAGAGTTTACGCGGCCACGTCGAATGTTGCGATTAGTGTCCGCATATCTATTGCAAGATCCCGGTAGCGCTTCGCCAGCCGCTGGTATAGCTCGCGCTCACCTCCACCCGATCGACGAGCGATCAATTCGCATTCGGCCGCGAGGCTTTCAAAACGCTCCAGCTTGGCTAGGAAAGCAGTCATTGGGGACTCCCAAACGCGTTACAAAAGGGACCGGGAGCCTAATCGCCCGATTAGGTCAAAGCCAACATTGTTATCGGCCATAACTGCTAAGGCGGGCGAGCGAGCAAAAGGCCCCTCAGCCGAAGGGGCGGCCGGTACCGCATCGCCGCGCAGGAACGTTTAGCCCGGTCCGGAGTCGAATGGCGACAAGTCCGCGCTTCGACCGATGGACAGAACGATTGCCTATGCGATCTCGGTATTCATCGTCGTCTTCGGCGTCGGCATCCTTGTTGCCGGGCTCAGCTCCAGTTCGCCCGCGTTATGGGTTTGCGTCGCCGTCATCCCCGTTGCGATCGGTCTCATAAGCCTTTTGGGCAACTACTAACGATTCCGTCCTGAGCTTTGGAAATCCGGGCTTGGAACAAAGCTCGGCGGGCTCGATTGCCCCTCCATGAAATGGATCGTCGGCACCCTTGCTGTCGTCCTGGCCGTCCTCGTGATCTATGCCGGATCGGCCTTACTCTCCGTGTTGGGCCTCGTTTCAGCCGTTCGGAGCGGTGACGTTTCTCAAGTCATGACGCAGACCGACTTGCCGCGTGTCCGCCATTCCCTCGTCCATCAGCTCATGCCCGCCTACCTCGAACGGCTCGGGCAGAAACGTCCGCTGCGACCGATCGAGCGGGCAGCGATCGCTTCGCTTGGCACGACGATTGCCGACGATTTTGCCACGAAGCTCGTCACGCCGGAGAATCTGTCAGTGCTGCTGAGCAGCGGTATCGTCCGCAATGCCGCAGAGAATATCAGTTTTGGGACGATGTCATCGTTAGCTGATCTGGACGCTTCAAACATGTTCGTCCTCCTCGGGCGGATCAGTCCGGTCAAGCCGGTCGAATTTGCGCTTGGGCTCGGCCGAGGCGAAAACGCCGGCAGTGTCAGCATGCATTTTGCGGGGACGGGCTGGAAGCTATCGGGCCTCGGGCTGCCGCGGCGGATCGTGGCCACCATGGTCGATCGGCTGCCGACGCATTGATTCACACCGTTAAAGGGAATCTACTCCCGCCTCGGGCAGGCTTGCGCGAGACGCTCCTTTCAGTGGGAGGCTGCAATGCTGGCTTTGGAATTGCCGCACTGGTTGATGATTGCCGGCGGCGGGTTGGTGGTCACTGGGCTCATTGGCCTGGGGCTTAACCGAAACAAGCAAGTTGAGATCGACCCCGTCCCGCTCCCGGGCGACCTGGATTCACCGAGATCCAAGGAGGCGGATGTATCGGCCGCCGCGGCCGTCCAGGATTGACGCAGGCTGCAGAAGTGCGCTGCGGAAGGGCGAGGGACGTCCACCACCGGCTCGTCTTTCGACTTTGTCCGGACCCGCTCATGCGGCACTTGAGCTCCTGCCAACGGCTTCCGATTTGCGCCTGTGCCGGATATCTTCGGTTGACGCGCCATGACGCGGTCTAGCAACGGGGCATCCTCGTTTGAACAATCCTGCGCAGGCCAGTGCCGCCGAAGGCCAGAGGAAGCGGAGGTGGGCTTCTTGGCTGGCAGTTCTGGTTTTGGCTTATCTGGCATTGGCCTATTTTTTCCTGCCGGCCCTCTGGAGTCACCACGAACATGAACCGGGGCTCGCATTACTGCCGATGGTCACCAGGACGTCGGACGACATCCCGGGTGATCCGTTGAACGTCGGGCTTGTTGGCGACAAGGAAGACATCGTCCGAGCCATGCATGCGGCAGGTTGGTATGCGGCCGATCCCGTTACATTGCGTTCGAGCATCGAAATCATCGGCAGCGTCGTGCTGGATCGCCCATACCGCGATGCGCCTGTCAGTCCCCTGTACTACCAAGGGGAGAAGGAGCAGCTTGCATTCGAGAAGCCTGATGGGCACAGCGCAGACCGGCGCAATCACGTCCGGTTCTGGAAGGTGCTCGACAAAGGGAAGGACATGCGCCCAGTCTGGCTCGGTTCGGCGACGTTCGACCGGGGTGTGGGACTGAGTCACGATACGGGACAAGTGACCCATCACATCGCTCCGGACATCGATGCCGAGCGCGATCTTCTGATGGCCGATCTGCGCAAGGCGCGCGTTGTCAGCAGTTTCTTTCAGATCTCGGGCATCGGCCCGACGCTACTCGGCAGGAATGGTGGAGGTGATCGCTACTACACGGATGGCGAAGTCCATCTTGCCGTCTTGATGCCCGGAGCTGCGATTGGCCCCGCCGACCCCGCAACCATTCCACCGCCCCAGCGCATTGTTCTGAAAGACGCTGTCTGGCGATCAATTTCTGACCGGGTCGCGGCGCGCTGACTTTAACCCGCCTCAGGCGGCGAAGTCTGTGGAGAAGCCGAAATCTTCGTGCTGAGTTGAGTAGCCGGCAATCTTTCTCGAAGCGGCTGAGGGGCGGAACGTCTTGCCGACAGCGGCAAGAATTTCCTCGTGAGCGATACCTGATGCCGCGCCAGCTCGACGGACTTTGCGACGATAGCGTGATGCCGCTGTTTTGCCCGACGTGTCAAACGATTTGAGGTTCGAAACATCAGGCCGGCGAAGGGTCTGGCTACTGTGCATGGGGTTGTTTTCGATATTTTATCTTACGGCGGCTCATGCCGCCTGACGCGACCCGAATTCCTGGTCCGGAAGGGCCGAGCGGTTGAGGACACCGGCCTTGAAAACTGCTTGGCGCAAACATCGTGCTTTCGTCGCTAAACACCTGATATCCTAATGACTTTGGTCTGCCGCGCAGGTTCGCCCAAGCGCCGGCTTGCGGAACTTCGCCGCGGCCTCCGCGTTGTCTCGGCATGAGCGAGAACGTTTCTTTCCGACGCAAACCCTTGACCCCCGAACAGCGTCAGGCACGCGATGCCGCGCGGCGTGTAGAGGCGGAAAAGGCCATGCGCGATTACGAGGCCGCGCAGAAGGCGTTCCATGCCAATCGCGAACGGCTGAAGGCCGAACGGCTCGCCCGCGAGGCGGCCGCGGCCAAGGATTGATCCAAGGATTGATCGACCTATCGCATCCGGCCGCGCAGGTCTCGCCCCTTCTCAGCTCTTCCTCAAAGGCAGCCGGCCGTGAGCGTCGGCTGCGTTTTCGTCGTGCGCTCAAGGCAGGCTTGACGGCGCTCCGTTTCCGGGAGGAAGATTCAAACATCCTGAACCGACGAGAACCACGGAGACGATCCGCTTCCAGTCCCATCATCGGCGTAACGCAATGGAGCTGAGAATGACCACGTTCGACAAGCGCGAGCAGGGTTTTGAGGCCAAATTCGCCCACGACGAGGAATTGATGTTCAAGGCCACGGCCCGATCCAACAAGCTGCTCGGGCTATGGGCCGCAGGGCAGCTCGGGCTCACGGGCGACGCGGCGGCAGGCTACGCGACCGCACTGGTGACGGCCAGCCTGGAGAACAAGACCGGCGACGAGACCTTGCGCAAGGTGTCGGACGATCTTGCCGGCAAGGGCGTGTCACCCGAACAGGTCGCGCAGAAGCTGAGGGAATGCCTGCACCAGGCGCTGGCGCAGCTCGAGGCCTTGCCGAGCGATCAGCGCTAGCGATCAATGCCCAGGCCTCGCCGGCAGCCTCCTGCCGGCGCGGCCTTACTCCGCGTGCTTGCGCACGCCGCTGTCGCTCAGCCTGTCGACGAAGGCGATGCCGATCGCCGAGGCTATGAAGGTGATGTGGATCAGGACCTGCCACATCACGCCTTTTTCGGTGAAGCCGGCGCGGTCGGAGCCGAGATTGCCGGCCTCGATGAAGGTGCGCAGCAGCGCGATCGAGGAGATGCCGATGATGGCCATCGCGAGCTTGATCTTGAGCACGCTCGCATTGACGTGGCCGAGCCATTCCGGCTCGTCGGGATGGCCCTGGAGATCGAGCCGGGACACGAAGGTCTCGTAGCCGCCGACGATCACCATCACGAGCAGATTGGAGATCATCACCACGTCGATCAGCGCAAGCACGCTCATCATGATCTGCTGCTCGGTGAGATCGAGGGCATGCCAGGAGAGATGCCAGAGCTCCTTGACGAACAGCGCGATGTAGACGCATTGCGCGACGATCAGCCCGAGATAGAGTGGCAATTGCAGCCAACGCGAGCCGAAGATGACCATCGGCAGCGCGCGCAGGCGCGGCGAGGGCAGGCGGGGTCCGGTCATGGTCTCAGGCTCAACCGACATTTGATCTCCACGCAATCCAAGTGATCCGATCCGATGTAGCCCGGCAAGATGGCCGGCGGAAGACGCCGCGCTTGCGGGCCGCTCCCCTGCGGATCGCGCGCTCCGCATGCTAGTCTGTCAAAGAGTCGTCGTGAGACGGCTGTTTGTGGAGGTGTGTCGTTGAGCAGAAGTCTTCCTGGCAGGATCGTCGTCGTTGCCATCCTTGTCCTTGGCGCCGGCACGACAGGCGGCTCGGCGTCGCCACTGACGCCCTTTCGCTACGAGGGGCAGGCGCAACGTCATTGCCCCGGCGACAAGGTGGTGTGGCTGGATTTCAGGAAGGGCATCTACTACGCCAAGGGCCAGAGGCGTTACGGCCAGGGCTTTGACGGCAGCTTCGTCTGCCTGAACGAGGTTCGGGGCAGCTCCTACCGCCGCTCGCTGTTGGGCTTGCGCTGAGCGGCGCGTCGCCGGGCGGGACGGGGAGGCCGGCTATTTCTCGCTGGGTAGCTTTACTGGCACGTGCGGCGAGCTGCTGACGACCCGGGGACTTCCGTCGGGATAGGTGTGGCTGCCGCGGATCAGCGATTCCAGGACCAGTATGAATTTCTCGGCAAGCATCTGCGTCACCCTCGTTGGTGATGGCCTCTTGAAATTGAGTCGAGGCGACAGATGCGGAAATTCAATCAACTAAAAGGGAGCCCGATAATCCGGGACAACCACGCTCTGCTGCGACGCCGTACGCTATGGTCGAGCAGGGGAAGGACGGGTGAGGTCAGCCGAAGGCCAACGCCACGAGGCTCGAGCACAGCAGCACCAGGCCGCCGGCGGTCAATGCCAAGAAACCATCGGATACGAAGTCATGGTTGCGCATGGGACACCTGCCGCTCTCGTCTTCGATGCTCCGCCGGATTGATTAAAAATGTCCGAACGTATCGTCGTGGAAGAGGTGATGCGTGTCGCCGCGCGAGCGCCGTTAGGCGCGCGTGCGGTAACCTTCAAACGCATGGGCCAGGAAGATGCCTGCGCTTACCAGACCCATCAGTGCCGAAACCGTCTCGATCATCGTCAATTTCCAATCCGCCCCTGCACCCGAGAGAACGCGTGCGGCCTTGCACAGTCAAAAGAATTTCCGTGCGCACGGCGACAATCGGGATGGAGTGAGGATTCGGCGCAACAGCCTGTGCGGGACTGGCACAGACGCAGCGCTACGGGCGCTGTCCGCGTACCGTGGTTCAACGGGGAGGGACGAACGTCTAGTTTACCATCTTCGCGCGACGCTCGCGCGCTCCCCATTTCCGCCTTGTTCGGGTTGCGATATCGTCACGACTTCCGACGCGGTGGTGGGCCGCGCCGGGCAACGGCCGGCAGAAGGCCTGCTCGCGGTAAAAGCGAGTTGGGCACGCGTCCGGCCAAATGGTATTGGGGCGAATGGGGATCCGACGGTCAGATTCGGTGGTGCGGGTCGCGCGTGGTGTTGCTGCGGCTGCCGCCTGCCTTACGCTCGCAAATTGCGCCTCGTCGGGCAAATTCGCCAGCCGCGTCGATCCGAAATACGGCGTCTCCTCGAGCCCCCGGGTCGTGGCCTGGGGCGAACCGGTCCCCAAGGGCGGCGGCACCTACCGCGTCGGCAAACCCTATGTGGTGGCAGGCCGGACCTACGTGCCGGAGGAGGACGTCAACTATCGCGCCGAGGGCCTGGCGTCCTGGTATGGCGATGATTTCCATGGCCGCCTGACCGCCAATGGCGAGGTGTTCGACATGGGCTCGCTGACGGCTGCGCATCCGACCTTGCCGATGCCGTGCTATGCGCGGGTGACCAATATGTCGAACGGCAAGTCGCTGATTGTCCGCGTCAATGACCGTGGCCCCTACCACGGCAATCGCCTCATCGACGTCTCGAACAAGGCTGCCGAACTCCTTGAATTCAAAGGCAATGGTGTCGCCAGGGTCCGCGTCGAATATGTCGGCCGGGCACCGTTGGAAGGCTCCGACGACCGCCAGCTCATGGCCACCTTGCGCACCGGCGTTCCGGCGCCGTCGCCCTCGATGGTCCGGGTCGCTTCGGCGAAACCGTTCGTACCGGAACTGCCATCATCGACCCGCGGTGCTATCCGCGGCGAGGTTCCGATGCCCGAGGGGCGCCCCTACAGCCTCGGCAACACATCGGCCGATGTCGCCTCGATCAATGCGACCTCGGAAATGTCGGCCTCGAGCCGCAGCCGTGGCCGGGCGCTCCAGAACGTCCGTCAGGTGTCGTATGACGACGACGGCCGCTACGCCACCGACAGCGGTCCTGCCATCTCTGATGGCGCGGCGGAAGCTCGCAGCATCCTGAGCGGCCGCGGCCTCTACTGAGCCGCGCTCTCCTTCAGGAATTTCACCAGCGCAGCGTTGACCTCGTCGGGCCGCTCCTGCTGGACCCAGTGGCCGGCGCCTTCGATGATCAGCTTGCGCTTGAGGTTCGGCAGCACCCGATCGAGCTCGTTGACGCGCTTGGCGCCGATCAGACCGGTGATGACGGCGTCTCTCGAGCCTGCAATGAACAGGGACGGCTGATGGATCTGCGCGTCCTGCCAGGGCGCCGTCAGCTCCCAATTGCGATCGATGTTGCGATACCAGTTCAGCCCGCCACGAAAGCCGGACTTGCGGAAGGTCTCGGTGAAATAGGCGAGGTCGGTGTCGGTCAGCCAGGTGGGCAGCGGCTCGTCGCCGCTCGCATGGCCGAGAAAGCCCTTGTCCTCCTGGACGAACATGGCAGCGGTGGGATCGGAGAGGCCGCGTCCACCGAGCACGATGCGCATGGTGCGGGCGACGTCCCGCTCGAGCTCGGCCTCGGCGACGCCGGGCGTCTGGAAATACTGCCAATAGAAGTTAGTGACGCCGCCTTGGCGCAACAGGTCGAGCGGCTTGCCGCGGCCGCGGAACGGCGGCGGTACGCTCAGACCGGCGACCGCCGTGAAGATGTCGGGGCGGAACAGCGCGGCGTGCCAGGCGACCGGCGCGCCCCAGTCGTGACCGACCACCATGGCTTTGGTCTCGCCGAGCGCCTGCACCAGGCCGACCACGTCGCCGACCGTGTCGAAGATCGAATAGGTGGAGACCTCGGACGGCGCTGCGCTCTGGCCATAGCCGCGCATGTCGGGCGCGACGACGTGAAAGCCGGCGGCCGCCAGCGCCGGGATCTGGTGACGCCAGGAGTAGGACAGTTCCGGCCAGCCATGGCACAGCACCACCAGCGGCCCCTGGCCTTGCTCACGGATGAAGAGATCGATTCCGTTGGCGGTGATGACGCGGGTGGAAGACATCGCTTTTCCGCCTTGTTTCAGGGATTTGGTCGGAAATCATGAGACGTTACGATAGGGGTGCGGAAAGAATCGTGCAATGTCCGGCTTTTGCGCCCAACCCCGTGTTGTTCGCACTGGTTCCAACTGTTAGAACGCCGCTCTCAGGGCTTCGCCATGCCATTTCGCATTTCTTTGCCTCGTCCAAACCGCCTCACGGTCGGCACGCTGGCGCGCGGCCTGGTTGCGGCGCTTCTGGTTGTGAGCGTCGGCTGGGGTGGGGGGCTCTACGCCGCCAACCAGAGCGTCCAGGGCGCCAAGAAGGCTGAAGACGTCGGCTTCGACGGCGATGCGCCCACCGCGATTCTGATCGAGGCCTCCAGCGGCAGCGTGCTGTTCGAGAAGAATGCCGACGAATTGCGTGCGCCGTCCAGCATGATGAAGCTGATGACCGCGGAGGTCGTCTTCAATGCCGTCAAGAAGGGCGACATCAAGCTGACCGACGAATACCGGATCAGCGAGAATGCCTGGCGCAGGGG is from Bradyrhizobium sp. ISRA430 and encodes:
- a CDS encoding septal ring lytic transglycosylase RlpA family protein encodes the protein MGIRRSDSVVRVARGVAAAAACLTLANCASSGKFASRVDPKYGVSSSPRVVAWGEPVPKGGGTYRVGKPYVVAGRTYVPEEDVNYRAEGLASWYGDDFHGRLTANGEVFDMGSLTAAHPTLPMPCYARVTNMSNGKSLIVRVNDRGPYHGNRLIDVSNKAAELLEFKGNGVARVRVEYVGRAPLEGSDDRQLMATLRTGVPAPSPSMVRVASAKPFVPELPSSTRGAIRGEVPMPEGRPYSLGNTSADVASINATSEMSASSRSRGRALQNVRQVSYDDDGRYATDSGPAISDGAAEARSILSGRGLY
- a CDS encoding DUF1476 domain-containing protein; this encodes MTTFDKREQGFEAKFAHDEELMFKATARSNKLLGLWAAGQLGLTGDAAAGYATALVTASLENKTGDETLRKVSDDLAGKGVSPEQVAQKLRECLHQALAQLEALPSDQR
- a CDS encoding alpha/beta hydrolase, with amino-acid sequence MSSTRVITANGIDLFIREQGQGPLVVLCHGWPELSYSWRHQIPALAAAGFHVVAPDMRGYGQSAAPSEVSTYSIFDTVGDVVGLVQALGETKAMVVGHDWGAPVAWHAALFRPDIFTAVAGLSVPPPFRGRGKPLDLLRQGGVTNFYWQYFQTPGVAEAELERDVARTMRIVLGGRGLSDPTAAMFVQEDKGFLGHASGDEPLPTWLTDTDLAYFTETFRKSGFRGGLNWYRNIDRNWELTAPWQDAQIHQPSLFIAGSRDAVITGLIGAKRVNELDRVLPNLKRKLIIEGAGHWVQQERPDEVNAALVKFLKESAAQ
- a CDS encoding DUF2939 domain-containing protein, yielding MKWIVGTLAVVLAVLVIYAGSALLSVLGLVSAVRSGDVSQVMTQTDLPRVRHSLVHQLMPAYLERLGQKRPLRPIERAAIASLGTTIADDFATKLVTPENLSVLLSSGIVRNAAENISFGTMSSLADLDASNMFVLLGRISPVKPVEFALGLGRGENAGSVSMHFAGTGWKLSGLGLPRRIVATMVDRLPTH
- a CDS encoding TIGR00645 family protein, translated to MSVEPETMTGPRLPSPRLRALPMVIFGSRWLQLPLYLGLIVAQCVYIALFVKELWHLSWHALDLTEQQIMMSVLALIDVVMISNLLVMVIVGGYETFVSRLDLQGHPDEPEWLGHVNASVLKIKLAMAIIGISSIALLRTFIEAGNLGSDRAGFTEKGVMWQVLIHITFIASAIGIAFVDRLSDSGVRKHAE
- a CDS encoding IS5 family transposase, with amino-acid sequence MRYELADWLAIKPMLPNKPRGVPRVNDRRVLNGIFWVLRSGAPWRDLPDHFGPYTTCYNRFVRWRRAGVWGRIIDALATAHDAAVQMIDTSIVRVHQHGACVTRNQRRSMGRSRGGLTSKIHAVVDSNGLPVRLALSPGEAHDVRLAGKLLSRLKSGAMLLADRGYDADWIRELAMKKGAWANIPPKSNRSDPICFSPYLYRARNQVERFFNRIKQCRRVATRYDKLAANYLAFVQLASIRLWLRVNESTS
- a CDS encoding TetR/AcrR family transcriptional regulator, which translates into the protein MTENSQGRRGRPANEALGQTIIDAARELFVELGFQATTLDKVAQRAKISKLSIYRHFENKEALFGAAMAAGCHQLFAPQALLEGVDGSVEDQLVAVGSSLLRTLLRSDVRSLEAMVMADKTSQNALSKLHFEAGPAHVIAEIEALLRRLHAKAVLNVPDPLRSARLFAALFKGSDLLMIARFDQAKAEDDNEIESYCRSAVAMFIAAHRDNDQVGGDLPASRSKNKI
- a CDS encoding LssY C-terminal domain-containing protein encodes the protein MAVLVLAYLALAYFFLPALWSHHEHEPGLALLPMVTRTSDDIPGDPLNVGLVGDKEDIVRAMHAAGWYAADPVTLRSSIEIIGSVVLDRPYRDAPVSPLYYQGEKEQLAFEKPDGHSADRRNHVRFWKVLDKGKDMRPVWLGSATFDRGVGLSHDTGQVTHHIAPDIDAERDLLMADLRKARVVSSFFQISGIGPTLLGRNGGGDRYYTDGEVHLAVLMPGAAIGPADPATIPPPQRIVLKDAVWRSISDRVAAR